In one Balaenoptera musculus isolate JJ_BM4_2016_0621 chromosome 20, mBalMus1.pri.v3, whole genome shotgun sequence genomic region, the following are encoded:
- the RPAIN gene encoding RPA-interacting protein isoform X4 codes for MAEGSGSRRRSLYKLVGSPPWKEAFRQGCLERMRKSRDRLLNKYRQAGGNMSGGPQNTFLVQEVMEEEWNVLQSVESWPEALAQLEEPLDLAVLEEIQQELIDQVVRHRTH; via the exons ATGGCAGAGGGATCAGGGTCTCGGCGTCGCTCGCTGTATAAACTGGTGGGCTCGCCGCCTTGGAAAGAGGCTTTCAGGCAG GGATGCctggagagaatgagaaagagccGGGACAGGCTCCTGAACAAATATCGGCAGGCTGGAGGCAATATGTCAGGAGGACCTCAGAACACCTTTCTAGTGCAGGAGGTGATGGAAGAAGAGTGGAATGTTTTGCAGTCGGTGGAGAGCTGGCCAGAGGCCTTGGCTCAG TTGGAGGAGCCGCTGGACCTGGCCGTGCTGGAGGAAATCCAACAGGAGCTGATTGATCAAG TGGTGAGACATAGGACTCACTAA
- the NUP88 gene encoding nuclear pore complex protein Nup88 isoform X1 codes for MAVAEGAAGDCELWQAWLPDHAVFLRLQEGQKNQSLAAAEKPASSSLPSPPQLLTRNLVLGLGGELFLWDGEGSCFLVVRLLDPSGAGEESPLSQYQRLLCINPPLFEVYQVLLSPTQHHVALIGIKGLMILELPKRWGKNSEFEGGKSTVNCSTTPVAERFFTSSTSLTLKHAAWYPSEMLDPHIVLLTSDNVIRIYSLREPQTPTKVIVLSEAEEESLILNKGRAYTASLGETAVAFDFGPLSAVPKNIFGQKGKDEVLAYPLYILYENGETFLTYVSLLHSPGSVGKLLGPLPMHPAAEDNYGYDACAVLCLPCVPNILVIATESGMLYHCVVLEGEEEDDQTSEKSWDSRADLIPSLYVFECVELELALKLASGEDEPFDSDFSCPIKLHRDPKCPSRYHCTHEAGVHSVGLTWIHKLQKFLGSDEEDKDSLQELATEQKCFVEHILCTKPLPCRQPAPIRGFWIVPDILGPTMICITSNYECVVRPLLSTVHPASPPLLCTRDDVEVAQSPLRILAETPDSFEKHIRSILQRSVANPAFLKSSEKDTAPPPEECLQLISRATQVFREQYILKQDLAKEEIQRRVKLLCDQKKKQLEDLNYCREERKSLREMAERLADKYEEAKEKQEDIMTRMKKVLHSFHSQLPVLSDSERDMKKELQLIPDQLRHLGNAIKQVTMKKDYQQRKMEKVLSPQKPTITLSAYQRKCIQSILKEEGEHIREMVKQINDIRNHVNF; via the exons ATGGCGGTCGCCGAAGGAGCCGCGGGGGACTGTGAGCTGTGGCAGGCCTGGCTCCCTGACCATGCCGTGTTCTTGCGGCTCCAGGAAGGACAGAAAAACCAGAGCCTAGCCGCAGCCGAGAAGCCGGCTTCTTCATCATTGCCTTCGCCGCCGCAGTTGCTGACGAGAAACCTGGTCTTGGGCCTCGGCGGAGAGCTCTTCTTATGGGACGGAGAAGGCAGCTGCTTCTTAGTCGTGCGCCTTCTGGACCCCAGCGGCGCCGGTGAGGAGTCCCCCCTCTCCCAGTACCAG AGATTGCTTTGCATAAATCCACCCCTGTTTGAAGTCTATCAAGTCTTGTTAAGTCCAACACAACATCATGTAGCACTTATAGGAATAAAAGGACTTATGATATTAGAATTACCTAAAAGGTGGGGGAAGAATTCTGAATTTGAAGGTGGAAAATCAACAGTGAATTGTAG CACCACTCCCGTTGCTGAGAGATTTTTCACCAGTTCTACCTCTCTGACTCTAAAGCATGCTGCCTGGTATCCGAGTGAGATGCTGGACCCCCACATAGTGCTGTTAACATCAGACAACGTAAtaag AATTTACTCTCTACGTGAGCCCCAGACACCCACTAAGGTCATTGTACTTTcagaagcagaagaggaaagtCTGATACTCAATAAAGG AAGGGCCTACACCGCATCTCTAGGAGAGACAGCAGTTGCATTTGACTTTGGGCCGTTGTCGGCAGTCCCGAAGAACATATTTGGACAAAAAGGCAAAGATGAAGTATTGGCTTACCCCCTGTACATCTTATATGAGAATGGGGAGACTTTCCTTACATATGTTAGTCTGCTGCACAG CCCTGGGAGTGTGGGAAAGCTGTTAGGCCCATTGCCCATGCATCCTGCAGCTGAAGATAACTATGGTTATGATGCTTGTGCTGTACTCTGCTTACCATGTGTCCCCAACATCTTGGTGATTGCTACTGAATCAGGAATGCTGTATCACTGTGTTGTgctggaaggggaagaagaagatgaCCAAACA TCAGAAAAGTCCTGGGATTCCAGGGCAGACCTCATTCCTTCTCTGTATGTGTTTGAGTGTGTGGAGTTGGAGCTTGCCCTGAAACTGGCATCCGGAGAGGACGAGCCCTTTGATTCTGACTTTTCTTGTCCAATCAAACTTCACAGAG ATCCCAAGTGTCCCTCAAGATATCACTGTACTCATGAAGCTGGTGTACATAGTGTTGGGCTAACTTGGATTCATAAACTTCAGAAATTTCTTGGATCAG ACGAAGAAGATAAGGACAGTTTACAGGAACTAGCTACAGAACAGAAATGCTTTGTAGAACACATTCTTTGTACGAAGCCATTGCCATGCAG GCAGCCGGCTCCGATTCGAGGGTTCTGGATTGTCCCTGACATCCTGGGGCCTACGATGATCTGCATCACCAGTAACTACGAATGCGTCGTAAGGCCTTTACT aagCACAGTCCATCCAGCGTCTCCTCCCCTGCTTTGTACCCGAGACGATGTTGAAGTGGCACAGTCTCCCCTCCGTATTCTGGCTGAAACCCCGGATTCCTTTGAAAAACATATTAGAAGCATTCTGCAACGTAGTGTTGCAAATCCAGCATTTTTGAA atcatctGAAAAAGATACGGCTCCTCCTCCCGAAGAATGCCTTCAGCTCATCAGCAGAGCCACCCAGGTGTTCAGAGAACAGTACATTCTTAAACAGGACCTGGCAAAGGAGGAGATTCAGCGGAG GGTCAAATTGTTatgtgaccaaaaaaagaaacaactagaAGATCTCAATTATTGTCGAGAGGAGAG GAAAAGTCTGCGGGAAATGGCCGAGCGCTTAGCTGACAAATATGAGGAAGCCAAGGAAAAACAAGAAGATATCATGACCAG GATGAAAAAAGTACTTCACAGTTTTCACTCTCAGCTCCCAGTTCTCTCTGACAGTGAGAGAGACATGAAGAAAGAATTACAGCTGATACCTGATCAACTTCGACATTTGGGCAACGCCATCAAACAG GTTACTATGAAAAAAGACTATCAACAACGAAAGATGGAAAAGGTACTAAGTCCTCAAAAGCCCACCATTACTCTCAGCGCCTACCAGCGAAAATGCATTCAGTCCATCCTGAAGGAGGA GGGTGAGCACATCAGAGAAATGGTGAAGCAAATTAACGATATCCGAAATCATGTAAACTTCTGA
- the NUP88 gene encoding nuclear pore complex protein Nup88 isoform X2, with the protein MAVAEGAAGDCELWQAWLPDHAVFLRLQEGQKNQSLAAAEKPASSSLPSPPQLLTRNLVLGLGGELFLWDGEGSCFLVVRLLDPSGAGEESPLSQYQRLLCINPPLFEVYQVLLSPTQHHVALIGIKGLMILELPKRWGKNSEFEGGKSTVNCSTTPVAERFFTSSTSLTLKHAAWYPSEMLDPHIVLLTSDNVIRIYSLREPQTPTKVIVLSEAEEESLILNKGPGSVGKLLGPLPMHPAAEDNYGYDACAVLCLPCVPNILVIATESGMLYHCVVLEGEEEDDQTSEKSWDSRADLIPSLYVFECVELELALKLASGEDEPFDSDFSCPIKLHRDPKCPSRYHCTHEAGVHSVGLTWIHKLQKFLGSDEEDKDSLQELATEQKCFVEHILCTKPLPCRQPAPIRGFWIVPDILGPTMICITSNYECVVRPLLSTVHPASPPLLCTRDDVEVAQSPLRILAETPDSFEKHIRSILQRSVANPAFLKSSEKDTAPPPEECLQLISRATQVFREQYILKQDLAKEEIQRRVKLLCDQKKKQLEDLNYCREERKSLREMAERLADKYEEAKEKQEDIMTRMKKVLHSFHSQLPVLSDSERDMKKELQLIPDQLRHLGNAIKQVTMKKDYQQRKMEKVLSPQKPTITLSAYQRKCIQSILKEEGEHIREMVKQINDIRNHVNF; encoded by the exons ATGGCGGTCGCCGAAGGAGCCGCGGGGGACTGTGAGCTGTGGCAGGCCTGGCTCCCTGACCATGCCGTGTTCTTGCGGCTCCAGGAAGGACAGAAAAACCAGAGCCTAGCCGCAGCCGAGAAGCCGGCTTCTTCATCATTGCCTTCGCCGCCGCAGTTGCTGACGAGAAACCTGGTCTTGGGCCTCGGCGGAGAGCTCTTCTTATGGGACGGAGAAGGCAGCTGCTTCTTAGTCGTGCGCCTTCTGGACCCCAGCGGCGCCGGTGAGGAGTCCCCCCTCTCCCAGTACCAG AGATTGCTTTGCATAAATCCACCCCTGTTTGAAGTCTATCAAGTCTTGTTAAGTCCAACACAACATCATGTAGCACTTATAGGAATAAAAGGACTTATGATATTAGAATTACCTAAAAGGTGGGGGAAGAATTCTGAATTTGAAGGTGGAAAATCAACAGTGAATTGTAG CACCACTCCCGTTGCTGAGAGATTTTTCACCAGTTCTACCTCTCTGACTCTAAAGCATGCTGCCTGGTATCCGAGTGAGATGCTGGACCCCCACATAGTGCTGTTAACATCAGACAACGTAAtaag AATTTACTCTCTACGTGAGCCCCAGACACCCACTAAGGTCATTGTACTTTcagaagcagaagaggaaagtCTGATACTCAATAAAGG CCCTGGGAGTGTGGGAAAGCTGTTAGGCCCATTGCCCATGCATCCTGCAGCTGAAGATAACTATGGTTATGATGCTTGTGCTGTACTCTGCTTACCATGTGTCCCCAACATCTTGGTGATTGCTACTGAATCAGGAATGCTGTATCACTGTGTTGTgctggaaggggaagaagaagatgaCCAAACA TCAGAAAAGTCCTGGGATTCCAGGGCAGACCTCATTCCTTCTCTGTATGTGTTTGAGTGTGTGGAGTTGGAGCTTGCCCTGAAACTGGCATCCGGAGAGGACGAGCCCTTTGATTCTGACTTTTCTTGTCCAATCAAACTTCACAGAG ATCCCAAGTGTCCCTCAAGATATCACTGTACTCATGAAGCTGGTGTACATAGTGTTGGGCTAACTTGGATTCATAAACTTCAGAAATTTCTTGGATCAG ACGAAGAAGATAAGGACAGTTTACAGGAACTAGCTACAGAACAGAAATGCTTTGTAGAACACATTCTTTGTACGAAGCCATTGCCATGCAG GCAGCCGGCTCCGATTCGAGGGTTCTGGATTGTCCCTGACATCCTGGGGCCTACGATGATCTGCATCACCAGTAACTACGAATGCGTCGTAAGGCCTTTACT aagCACAGTCCATCCAGCGTCTCCTCCCCTGCTTTGTACCCGAGACGATGTTGAAGTGGCACAGTCTCCCCTCCGTATTCTGGCTGAAACCCCGGATTCCTTTGAAAAACATATTAGAAGCATTCTGCAACGTAGTGTTGCAAATCCAGCATTTTTGAA atcatctGAAAAAGATACGGCTCCTCCTCCCGAAGAATGCCTTCAGCTCATCAGCAGAGCCACCCAGGTGTTCAGAGAACAGTACATTCTTAAACAGGACCTGGCAAAGGAGGAGATTCAGCGGAG GGTCAAATTGTTatgtgaccaaaaaaagaaacaactagaAGATCTCAATTATTGTCGAGAGGAGAG GAAAAGTCTGCGGGAAATGGCCGAGCGCTTAGCTGACAAATATGAGGAAGCCAAGGAAAAACAAGAAGATATCATGACCAG GATGAAAAAAGTACTTCACAGTTTTCACTCTCAGCTCCCAGTTCTCTCTGACAGTGAGAGAGACATGAAGAAAGAATTACAGCTGATACCTGATCAACTTCGACATTTGGGCAACGCCATCAAACAG GTTACTATGAAAAAAGACTATCAACAACGAAAGATGGAAAAGGTACTAAGTCCTCAAAAGCCCACCATTACTCTCAGCGCCTACCAGCGAAAATGCATTCAGTCCATCCTGAAGGAGGA GGGTGAGCACATCAGAGAAATGGTGAAGCAAATTAACGATATCCGAAATCATGTAAACTTCTGA
- the NUP88 gene encoding nuclear pore complex protein Nup88 isoform X3, translating into MILELPKRWGKNSEFEGGKSTVNCSTTPVAERFFTSSTSLTLKHAAWYPSEMLDPHIVLLTSDNVIRIYSLREPQTPTKVIVLSEAEEESLILNKGRAYTASLGETAVAFDFGPLSAVPKNIFGQKGKDEVLAYPLYILYENGETFLTYVSLLHSPGSVGKLLGPLPMHPAAEDNYGYDACAVLCLPCVPNILVIATESGMLYHCVVLEGEEEDDQTSEKSWDSRADLIPSLYVFECVELELALKLASGEDEPFDSDFSCPIKLHRDPKCPSRYHCTHEAGVHSVGLTWIHKLQKFLGSDEEDKDSLQELATEQKCFVEHILCTKPLPCRQPAPIRGFWIVPDILGPTMICITSNYECVVRPLLSTVHPASPPLLCTRDDVEVAQSPLRILAETPDSFEKHIRSILQRSVANPAFLKSSEKDTAPPPEECLQLISRATQVFREQYILKQDLAKEEIQRRVKLLCDQKKKQLEDLNYCREERKSLREMAERLADKYEEAKEKQEDIMTRMKKVLHSFHSQLPVLSDSERDMKKELQLIPDQLRHLGNAIKQVTMKKDYQQRKMEKVLSPQKPTITLSAYQRKCIQSILKEEGEHIREMVKQINDIRNHVNF; encoded by the exons ATGATATTAGAATTACCTAAAAGGTGGGGGAAGAATTCTGAATTTGAAGGTGGAAAATCAACAGTGAATTGTAG CACCACTCCCGTTGCTGAGAGATTTTTCACCAGTTCTACCTCTCTGACTCTAAAGCATGCTGCCTGGTATCCGAGTGAGATGCTGGACCCCCACATAGTGCTGTTAACATCAGACAACGTAAtaag AATTTACTCTCTACGTGAGCCCCAGACACCCACTAAGGTCATTGTACTTTcagaagcagaagaggaaagtCTGATACTCAATAAAGG AAGGGCCTACACCGCATCTCTAGGAGAGACAGCAGTTGCATTTGACTTTGGGCCGTTGTCGGCAGTCCCGAAGAACATATTTGGACAAAAAGGCAAAGATGAAGTATTGGCTTACCCCCTGTACATCTTATATGAGAATGGGGAGACTTTCCTTACATATGTTAGTCTGCTGCACAG CCCTGGGAGTGTGGGAAAGCTGTTAGGCCCATTGCCCATGCATCCTGCAGCTGAAGATAACTATGGTTATGATGCTTGTGCTGTACTCTGCTTACCATGTGTCCCCAACATCTTGGTGATTGCTACTGAATCAGGAATGCTGTATCACTGTGTTGTgctggaaggggaagaagaagatgaCCAAACA TCAGAAAAGTCCTGGGATTCCAGGGCAGACCTCATTCCTTCTCTGTATGTGTTTGAGTGTGTGGAGTTGGAGCTTGCCCTGAAACTGGCATCCGGAGAGGACGAGCCCTTTGATTCTGACTTTTCTTGTCCAATCAAACTTCACAGAG ATCCCAAGTGTCCCTCAAGATATCACTGTACTCATGAAGCTGGTGTACATAGTGTTGGGCTAACTTGGATTCATAAACTTCAGAAATTTCTTGGATCAG ACGAAGAAGATAAGGACAGTTTACAGGAACTAGCTACAGAACAGAAATGCTTTGTAGAACACATTCTTTGTACGAAGCCATTGCCATGCAG GCAGCCGGCTCCGATTCGAGGGTTCTGGATTGTCCCTGACATCCTGGGGCCTACGATGATCTGCATCACCAGTAACTACGAATGCGTCGTAAGGCCTTTACT aagCACAGTCCATCCAGCGTCTCCTCCCCTGCTTTGTACCCGAGACGATGTTGAAGTGGCACAGTCTCCCCTCCGTATTCTGGCTGAAACCCCGGATTCCTTTGAAAAACATATTAGAAGCATTCTGCAACGTAGTGTTGCAAATCCAGCATTTTTGAA atcatctGAAAAAGATACGGCTCCTCCTCCCGAAGAATGCCTTCAGCTCATCAGCAGAGCCACCCAGGTGTTCAGAGAACAGTACATTCTTAAACAGGACCTGGCAAAGGAGGAGATTCAGCGGAG GGTCAAATTGTTatgtgaccaaaaaaagaaacaactagaAGATCTCAATTATTGTCGAGAGGAGAG GAAAAGTCTGCGGGAAATGGCCGAGCGCTTAGCTGACAAATATGAGGAAGCCAAGGAAAAACAAGAAGATATCATGACCAG GATGAAAAAAGTACTTCACAGTTTTCACTCTCAGCTCCCAGTTCTCTCTGACAGTGAGAGAGACATGAAGAAAGAATTACAGCTGATACCTGATCAACTTCGACATTTGGGCAACGCCATCAAACAG GTTACTATGAAAAAAGACTATCAACAACGAAAGATGGAAAAGGTACTAAGTCCTCAAAAGCCCACCATTACTCTCAGCGCCTACCAGCGAAAATGCATTCAGTCCATCCTGAAGGAGGA GGGTGAGCACATCAGAGAAATGGTGAAGCAAATTAACGATATCCGAAATCATGTAAACTTCTGA